In the genome of Mytilus edulis chromosome 3, xbMytEdul2.2, whole genome shotgun sequence, one region contains:
- the LOC139514556 gene encoding DNA repair protein XRCC3-like, with protein sequence MSEQLSQLDINPRITHALIKANIKKFETVLSLSNPDIQRSTGLSSGDVSLLKKAVARTVPKLPCVSALDILEEKCPSQLTLKKLTTGCKSIDEALRGGLLSHGITEISGESSAGKTQLCLQLCLNVQLPFTLGGLSGGAAYICTEDVFPNKRLHQMIQYFNLKVNSLSNKIQYGDNIFIEHISDISGLKYCIQKRLPILLSKGDIKLVVVDSVASLFRCEYDQKDMVQRSKDLASMGACLHQLSNQYNIPVVCVNQVTDSMDVKDRHRKHIPSLGLTWSNQVTTRITLTRTNQHVTIPKHFINNLVIGGFETCVRDLEVIFAPHLPMLKLPCIIDQEGFKGWTC encoded by the exons ATGTCAGAACAACTGTCACAACTAGACATTAATCCAAGAATTACTCATGCATTGATAAaag caaatataaaaaagtttGAAACTGTTTTGAGTCTGTCCAATCCAGATATTCAAAGGTCAACAGGACTAAGTTCAGGAGACGTGTCATTACTAAAGAAAGCAGTTGCTAGAACAGTTCCTAAACTGCCTTGTGTTTCAG CTTTGGACATATTGGAAGAAAAATGTCCTAGTCAGCTCACATTGAAGAAATTGACAACTGGATGTAAATCCATCGACGAAGCTTTACGTGGTGGACTTTTGTCTCATGGTATAACAGAAATATCCGGGGAGAGCTCTGCTGGTAAAACTCAGCTGTGTCTACAGCTTTGTTTGAATGTGCAGCTGCCATTTACTCTTGGAGGATTGAGTGGAG GGGCAGCCTATATTTGTACAGAAGATGTGTTCCCAAACAAACGTCTTCATCAGATGATCCAATATTTCAATCTTAAAGTGAATTCATTATCAAACAAAATACAGTATGGAGACAACATATTCATAGAACATATTTCTGATATT AGTGGATTGAAATACTGCATTCAAAAGAGATTACCTATATTGCTTTCCAAAGGAGATATTAAACTAGTAGTTGTTGATTCAGTTGCTAGTCTGTTCAGATGCGAATATGACCAAAAAGATATGGTTCAGAGATCAAAAGACCTTGCATCCATGGGGGCTTGTTTACATCAGCTTAGTAACCAGTATAATATTCCTGTAGTATGTGTGAATCAG GTAACAGATTCAATGGATGTTAAAGACAGGCACAGAAAGCATATTCCATCCCTGGGTCTTACATGGTCCAATCAAGTGACTACTAGGATAACCTTGACTAGAACTAACCAGCATGTGACAATTCCAAAACATTTCATAAACAATTTGGTGATTGGTGGATTTGAAACATGTGTTAGAGACTTAGAAGTCATCTTTGCCCCACAtttacccatgttaaaactacctTGTATAATAGATCAAGAAGGATTTAAAGGATGgacttgttaa